In one window of Chitinophagales bacterium DNA:
- a CDS encoding two-component sensor histidine kinase, whose protein sequence is MTIFPKSKLRLVTVVYWFLLLYIIAALIWWFIALERQNRRITEIRIDAAEKQHDIKAMLDAIAEGNRKTAQYIGEGVTFLALIMVGAVFVYRAVRRQIRLAAQQQNFMMAITHELKTPIAVTKLNLETLQKRKLDEARQQKLITNTLQEAGRLDNLCNNILLASRLEGDDALSMTAHEVNLSEVAINCVQEARIHYSARTIESDIEDGIYIFADELMMQLLINNLIDNAIKYSPKDKPVSLKLEQRQGKASLMVTDYGKGIPDADKKRIFEKFYRSGDENTRTTKGTGLGLYLCSKIVHHFGANITVTNNYPQGAIFTTIFTAV, encoded by the coding sequence ATGACAATCTTTCCTAAAAGCAAACTCAGGCTGGTAACAGTAGTCTATTGGTTCTTACTGTTATATATTATTGCTGCGCTGATCTGGTGGTTTATTGCACTGGAAAGGCAAAACAGACGTATTACAGAAATTAGAATTGATGCAGCTGAAAAGCAGCATGATATCAAAGCCATGCTGGATGCGATTGCTGAGGGTAATAGGAAAACAGCGCAGTATATTGGTGAAGGTGTAACATTCTTAGCCCTGATCATGGTAGGTGCAGTGTTTGTTTATCGTGCTGTTCGGAGACAAATTCGTTTGGCTGCCCAGCAACAGAATTTCATGATGGCGATAACGCATGAATTGAAAACACCTATTGCTGTTACCAAACTCAATCTGGAAACCCTGCAGAAAAGAAAACTAGATGAGGCCAGACAGCAAAAGCTGATCACCAATACACTTCAGGAAGCTGGTCGTCTCGATAATCTTTGTAACAATATTTTGCTGGCATCAAGATTAGAGGGAGATGATGCTTTATCTATGACTGCCCATGAAGTAAACCTGAGTGAGGTAGCCATCAACTGTGTGCAGGAAGCAAGAATACACTACAGTGCCCGAACCATTGAGTCTGATATTGAAGATGGGATATACATTTTTGCAGATGAGTTAATGATGCAATTGCTGATCAATAACCTGATTGATAATGCAATCAAGTACTCACCCAAAGACAAACCTGTATCGCTTAAGCTGGAACAACGTCAGGGTAAAGCCAGCCTCATGGTCACAGATTATGGCAAAGGCATTCCTGATGCAGACAAAAAACGCATTTTCGAAAAATTCTACCGCTCTGGCGATGAAAATACCCGAACTACCAAGGGTACGGGCCTGGGCTTGTATCTCTGCAGTAAAATTGTACATCATTTCGGGGCAAACATTACTGTGACAAACAATTATCCGCAGGGTGCTATTTTTACAACCATATTTACAGCAGTATGA
- a CDS encoding SusE domain-containing protein produces MKHIQKLWFFLLAAGMLFTACEKNIEGGGEIAVFSNGKQPVISASAATIAPAAADSNNVALTLSWTNPEYSIDSSTVKYVVEIDSTNRNFSKSVTRTVTGTRRLSMLAKELNSILLGFGFAFNTAYDIDVRVISSFPNNNERLVSNTLKLRVTPYKIPPKVALPTSGRLFLVGDASDGGWNNPVPVPSQEFSRLDETTFAGVFNLKPGSYLMLPINGSWDQKYALTNNSVPGIANGGNFVYYAPGVGGGDNFPSPAAAPGLYKIVVDFQAGKFTVTPFTQQHGLPSSLFLVGGATPGGWSNPVPVPSQQFTRVTATRFEIASIALTAGEKYLFLPENGNWGKKYGAVNGSAANIGLGGPLKPEGEDMPAPSTSGNYKIVVELANNTYTLTRL; encoded by the coding sequence ATGAAACACATTCAAAAATTATGGTTTTTCCTGCTGGCTGCCGGAATGCTCTTTACAGCTTGTGAGAAAAACATCGAAGGCGGTGGCGAGATTGCTGTCTTCAGTAATGGTAAGCAGCCAGTGATCTCAGCTTCAGCTGCTACAATTGCTCCTGCCGCTGCAGATTCCAACAACGTTGCATTAACGTTGAGCTGGACTAACCCTGAGTATTCTATTGACTCAAGTACGGTGAAGTATGTTGTTGAGATCGATTCTACCAATCGTAACTTCTCAAAATCAGTTACCCGTACAGTAACTGGTACACGCAGACTGAGTATGTTGGCAAAAGAACTGAACAGCATCCTGCTGGGCTTTGGTTTTGCTTTCAATACGGCATACGATATTGATGTGCGTGTGATCTCATCTTTCCCAAACAACAACGAGCGTCTGGTATCTAATACACTGAAGCTGCGTGTTACACCATATAAGATTCCGCCTAAAGTGGCTTTGCCAACTTCTGGCCGTCTCTTCCTGGTAGGTGATGCATCTGATGGTGGCTGGAACAACCCTGTTCCAGTGCCTTCACAGGAGTTCAGCAGATTGGATGAAACCACATTTGCTGGAGTATTTAACCTGAAGCCAGGTAGCTACCTGATGTTACCTATCAATGGTAGCTGGGACCAGAAATATGCATTAACCAATAACAGTGTTCCTGGTATTGCTAACGGTGGCAACTTCGTTTACTACGCTCCAGGTGTTGGTGGTGGTGATAATTTCCCCAGCCCAGCAGCTGCTCCAGGTCTGTATAAGATCGTTGTAGATTTTCAGGCTGGTAAGTTCACTGTAACACCATTTACCCAGCAGCATGGTTTGCCTAGCAGTCTCTTCCTGGTAGGTGGTGCTACACCTGGTGGCTGGAGCAATCCTGTTCCTGTGCCATCACAGCAATTTACCCGCGTTACAGCTACCCGCTTTGAAATTGCATCTATCGCATTAACTGCCGGTGAGAAATACCTCTTCCTGCCTGAGAATGGTAACTGGGGTAAGAAATACGGTGCAGTGAATGGTAGTGCAGCCAATATTGGTTTGGGCGGTCCATTGAAACCAGAAGGAGAAGATATGCCTGCTCCATCAACTAGCGGCAACTATAAGATTGTCGTAGAGCTGGCCAACAATACTTACACACTAACCAGGTTGTAA
- a CDS encoding SusE domain-containing protein, whose amino-acid sequence MKQYIKILQSAVLGLLLLAGTSCEKYENKLYFEGGTAPVLTGSTNAVRLTALTENETAITLRWTNPEYKFTSGVSSANVTYTLEIDTTGANFTSGRRYVTTIASDLTKTFTEKELNAILGNDMRLTFGRLYTMQARVTASLAQGASAAVLTSNVFSFTARPFAPPPKVEPPTDGTLWLVGDALASGWSNPLPAPFDATQRCTKVTDTEYRIDVTFNASGAYKLIQTQGVWGTQYHMITGGTALSGTFEKRDADPAFPSPGAGNYRMTYNFQTGEYSGVKL is encoded by the coding sequence ATGAAACAATACATCAAAATACTCCAGTCAGCAGTGCTTGGGCTTTTGCTTCTGGCCGGCACCAGCTGCGAGAAGTATGAGAATAAACTGTACTTCGAAGGAGGTACGGCTCCAGTGCTCACCGGCAGCACCAATGCTGTTCGCCTGACTGCATTGACAGAAAATGAAACAGCGATTACTTTACGTTGGACCAACCCTGAGTATAAATTTACTTCTGGTGTTAGTTCAGCTAACGTAACCTACACATTAGAGATTGATACTACTGGTGCTAATTTCACTAGCGGTAGAAGATATGTTACCACTATTGCTTCAGATCTGACTAAGACTTTTACAGAGAAAGAACTGAATGCTATCCTGGGTAATGATATGCGTCTCACTTTCGGCAGATTGTACACCATGCAAGCGCGCGTAACAGCTAGCCTGGCACAAGGTGCAAGTGCTGCTGTATTAACATCAAATGTGTTCTCTTTCACAGCACGCCCATTTGCGCCACCACCTAAAGTAGAACCACCTACAGACGGTACTTTATGGTTGGTAGGTGATGCATTGGCATCTGGCTGGAGCAATCCGTTACCAGCACCATTTGATGCTACTCAAAGATGTACCAAAGTAACCGATACAGAATATCGTATTGATGTTACGTTCAACGCAAGTGGTGCATATAAGCTGATTCAAACACAGGGTGTATGGGGTACGCAGTACCACATGATTACCGGTGGTACAGCATTGAGCGGCACATTTGAAAAGCGTGATGCTGATCCTGCCTTCCCTTCACCAGGTGCGGGTAATTATCGCATGACCTATAATTTCCAGACTGGAGAATATTCCGGTGTGAAGCTTTAA
- a CDS encoding gliding motility lipoprotein GldH, which yields MLQKLLFSILIGLSLYSCTAIELKEQQHFFPDHQWSSKDSLEFKFDVQDTTVSYRIYLVLRHEDAYGYNNIWVNIGTQTPVEAMKYQLLDLKLADPAKGWLGTGMDDIYDHRISLTPKPIRLRKGQYIFRLKQAMREDPLQYVLNAGIRVEKATE from the coding sequence ATGCTGCAGAAACTTCTTTTTTCAATATTGATTGGTTTGAGTTTGTACAGCTGTACAGCTATTGAACTGAAAGAACAACAACATTTCTTTCCGGATCATCAATGGAGCAGCAAAGATTCGCTGGAGTTCAAATTTGATGTGCAGGATACCACAGTGTCTTATAGAATCTATCTCGTTCTCAGACATGAAGATGCCTATGGCTATAACAATATCTGGGTGAATATCGGAACCCAAACGCCTGTAGAAGCCATGAAATATCAATTGTTGGATTTGAAATTGGCTGATCCTGCTAAAGGATGGCTGGGCACGGGCATGGACGATATTTATGATCACCGCATCAGCTTAACACCCAAACCCATCCGCCTGCGTAAGGGCCAGTATATATTTCGTTTGAAACAGGCTATGCGCGAAGACCCATTGCAGTATGTATTGAATGCGGGTATTCGTGTTGAAAAAGCAACGGAATGA
- a CDS encoding YicC family protein: protein MLYSMTGYGRSEQSIGDKVLLVELRSLNGKQFDLRLNIPAQLKPFEFDIRQMLSESLERGSVECIATIKNNGASKPVAINTDLLKSYYTSVKQVAEEMQADDSQLLAAILRLPEVVTNQSELLNDEEWAAAQRVFQDAITQINTHRTEEGKVLEADLLDRVQQIEQLQAEIATLEPLRREKIREGLKKTLEENVGKENYDPNRLEQELIYYIEKIDISEEQVRLKNHCDYFREVLKGKERSKGKKLSFVLQEFGREINTTGSKAYDATIQKCVILMKDELEKAKEQVLNIL from the coding sequence ATGCTCTACTCCATGACTGGCTATGGCCGCAGTGAACAATCTATTGGCGATAAGGTATTGCTGGTGGAACTTCGTTCACTCAACGGCAAACAGTTTGATTTGCGACTCAATATACCCGCACAGCTCAAGCCTTTTGAATTCGATATCAGACAGATGCTGAGCGAATCATTGGAAAGGGGTAGCGTGGAATGTATTGCTACCATCAAGAACAATGGCGCATCCAAACCAGTGGCTATTAATACCGACTTACTGAAATCTTATTATACTTCAGTGAAGCAGGTGGCTGAAGAAATGCAGGCCGATGATAGCCAGCTCCTCGCTGCTATCCTTCGTTTACCGGAAGTGGTTACTAACCAGTCTGAGTTACTCAATGATGAGGAATGGGCTGCGGCTCAGCGTGTGTTTCAGGATGCTATCACACAAATCAATACACACAGAACAGAAGAAGGCAAAGTATTGGAAGCCGATTTGTTGGATCGTGTGCAACAGATTGAGCAATTGCAAGCTGAAATAGCCACTTTAGAACCCTTGCGCAGAGAAAAGATTCGTGAGGGATTGAAGAAAACTTTGGAAGAGAATGTAGGTAAGGAAAACTATGATCCCAACAGACTGGAACAAGAACTGATTTACTATATCGAAAAAATTGATATCAGTGAAGAGCAAGTTCGCTTGAAGAATCACTGCGATTATTTCCGCGAAGTGCTGAAAGGCAAGGAGCGTAGCAAGGGTAAAAAACTGTCTTTCGTTTTACAAGAATTCGGCAGGGAAATCAATACTACCGGCTCAAAAGCTTATGATGCCACTATTCAGAAATGCGTAATTCTGATGAAGGATGAATTGGAAAAAGCGAAAGAACAAGTCTTGAATATTTTATAA